In Rutidosis leptorrhynchoides isolate AG116_Rl617_1_P2 chromosome 2, CSIRO_AGI_Rlap_v1, whole genome shotgun sequence, one genomic interval encodes:
- the LOC139891672 gene encoding tobamovirus multiplication protein 2A-like — protein MACKGFLECLLKLLNFLLTLTGLAMIGYGVYMFVMYKNAMDNPEPPHRDLVPPHRDLVPPHGDLMPPHGDLILLGRPMLMAVSLSASDIFDNLPTAWFIYLFFGVGAAFFIISCFGCIGAATRSGCCLTCYSVLVILLILAEVGCAAFIFFDKSWRTEIPVDKTGDFDMIYGFLEENWEICRWVALGAVILEVLAFLLALMVRAANSPPDYDSDDEYIVGPRQQRQPLISRQPVPVTGIPVTTATLDNRPSRNDAWSTRMREKYGLDTTEFTYNPNESNRYQQGNVQSTEEKGRCTIM, from the exons ATGGCTTGTAAGGGGTTTTTGGAGTGTTTATTGAAGCTCCTAAACTTCTTGTTAACGCTTACCGGTCTCGCGATGATCGGATATGGTGTTTACATGTTTGTGATGTACAAAAATGCAATGGATAATCCAGAACCGCCACATCGAGATTTAGTGCCGCCACATCGAGACTTGGTGCCGCCACATGGAGATTTAATGCCGCCACATGGAGATTTGATACTGCTTGGTCGCCCTATGTTAATGGCTGTCTCGTTGTCTGCCAGCGACATCTTTGATAACTTGCCTACTGCGTG GTTCATTTATCTATTTTTTGGTGTTGGTGCTGCTTTTTTTATCATATCTTGTTTTGGTTGCATTGGAGCAGCCACACGAAGTGGATGTTGCCTAACTTGT TACTCCGTCCTGGTGATCTTGTTAATATTGGCGGAAGTGGGATGCGCTGCTTTCATTTTCTTTGACAAAAGCTGGAGAACC GAGATCCCTGTTGACAAAACCGGAGATTTTGACATGATATATGGATTTTTGGAGGAGAATTGGGAGATATGCAGATGGGTTGCTCTTGGAGCGGTTATATTGGAG GTTCTTGCATTCTTGTTAGCTCTAATGGTACGGGCTGCAAATAGTCCACCAGATTACGATAGTGATGATGAGTACATAGTGGGTCCCAGGCAGCAAAGACAACCTTTGATTAGTAGGCAACCAGTTCCTGTTACAGGTATTCCTGTTACTACTGCTACACTTGATAACCGTCCAAGCAGAAACGATGCATGGAGTACTCGAATGAGGGAAAAG TATGGCCTTGATACAACTGAGTTCACATACAACCCGAACGAGTCAAACAGGTATCAGCAAGGCAATGTGCAGTCAACGGAGGAGAAAGGCAGATGCACCATCATGTAA